A region of Deinococcus rubellus DNA encodes the following proteins:
- a CDS encoding transglycosylase domain-containing protein — MFVRLLLQFLKFIGGLIVAVLFVGVGVAATYGTTWARDLPDFRQLDNLNLGAITRVYARDNTPLGTLVTRIGDQKVSRTLVKLDEISPFMTAAIITNEDRRFFQHYGLDPYGIFRQFRRISKSESVQGGSTLTNQLVRNTLLLKEYNLARTPDRKIKEWMLSVQVERAFTKEEILQDYLNVIYWGDGGPVELYGIYAASQAYFGKPPRDLDLAQSVYLTTLVPSPRGRYNNYAAQRGYMRSLLTRMVQDGWVTQEQANAAWKEKLVPRGWQVAYDDAGKLTSATLVDKTAVYQKAVNTVRFPDFVQQVEQELVRRLGRDKVYGSGGLRVYTTLDPRIQLGIEKASLNASIPPRTTLAAVISDPFNGDVLGMVGQKLRPGVTPPEWNNAAQGQRQIGSTIKPLLYTTALSTGKFNQLTERDDKPISFPCSSCAGGVYAPKDFEGEMTNRSMTLREALDRSLNLPTVRLANDVGLPTFFGKLNELGLPPNDGTGLAAALGAVETTPVKMAAAYAPFANGGLYHPPRYITRVTTARGEVLYDVANNVERPHRVWSPQVAYLGLDMIQGVVNDLTTRQGGFSEPARIVGWPVGGKTGTSNGPKDLWFVGVNPYYVGAVWIGIQQGGNMATNIYSGVWAPPIWHDMMVSALNGKAARSFGPPPPGILSVPLPPIGPLQTVQVALLDPAFKDAANTFTDQLPTRPQYREASVGTPDPATTVIYVDRNTGRLATEFTSPDDIAPRRIYTSQLGDYAPDSNVTPLPDESADPAAVKAFNQPGGSLPATAPPSSSPATPATPPAPGSKAPKTGG; from the coding sequence ATGTTCGTGAGGTTGCTCCTTCAGTTTCTGAAATTTATCGGCGGGCTGATCGTCGCCGTCCTGTTTGTGGGGGTGGGAGTGGCGGCCACCTACGGCACCACCTGGGCGCGCGACCTCCCCGACTTTCGCCAGCTCGACAACCTCAATCTGGGGGCCATCACCCGCGTCTACGCCCGCGACAACACCCCGCTGGGCACGCTGGTGACGCGCATCGGCGACCAGAAGGTGAGCCGCACGCTGGTCAAGCTCGATGAGATCAGTCCGTTCATGACGGCGGCCATCATCACCAACGAGGACCGGCGCTTTTTCCAGCATTACGGCCTGGACCCCTACGGGATTTTCCGCCAGTTTCGCCGCATCTCGAAGAGTGAAAGTGTGCAGGGCGGCAGCACGCTGACCAACCAGTTGGTCCGCAACACGCTGCTGCTCAAGGAATACAACCTGGCCCGCACCCCGGACCGCAAAATCAAGGAGTGGATGCTCAGTGTGCAGGTTGAGCGCGCCTTTACCAAAGAGGAGATCTTGCAGGATTACCTCAACGTCATCTACTGGGGTGACGGCGGCCCGGTGGAACTCTACGGCATCTATGCGGCCTCGCAGGCGTACTTCGGCAAGCCCCCGCGCGACCTCGATCTGGCCCAGAGCGTCTACCTCACCACATTGGTACCGAGTCCGCGTGGGCGCTACAACAATTACGCCGCTCAGCGCGGCTACATGCGCTCGCTGCTGACCCGCATGGTGCAGGACGGCTGGGTGACGCAGGAGCAGGCCAACGCCGCCTGGAAGGAAAAACTGGTGCCGCGCGGCTGGCAGGTGGCCTACGACGACGCGGGCAAACTGACCAGCGCCACGCTCGTCGACAAGACGGCGGTGTACCAGAAGGCCGTCAACACCGTTCGCTTTCCCGATTTTGTGCAGCAGGTCGAGCAGGAACTGGTGCGCCGCCTGGGCCGCGACAAGGTTTACGGCTCCGGGGGGCTGCGGGTCTACACCACCCTCGATCCCCGCATTCAACTCGGGATCGAGAAGGCCAGCCTGAATGCCAGTATTCCGCCCCGGACCACCCTGGCCGCCGTGATCAGTGACCCCTTCAACGGCGACGTGCTGGGCATGGTGGGCCAGAAACTGCGCCCCGGCGTGACCCCGCCGGAGTGGAACAACGCCGCGCAGGGCCAGCGCCAGATCGGCTCGACCATCAAGCCGCTCTTGTACACCACTGCCCTCTCGACGGGCAAATTCAATCAGCTCACCGAGCGTGACGACAAGCCGATCAGCTTTCCCTGCTCCAGTTGCGCGGGCGGCGTCTACGCGCCCAAGGACTTCGAGGGCGAGATGACCAACCGGTCCATGACCCTGCGCGAGGCCCTTGACCGCTCGCTGAATCTGCCCACCGTGCGCCTCGCCAATGATGTTGGGTTGCCGACCTTCTTCGGCAAGCTCAACGAACTCGGTCTCCCGCCAAACGACGGCACCGGGCTGGCCGCGGCGCTGGGAGCCGTCGAGACCACCCCGGTCAAGATGGCGGCAGCCTACGCGCCGTTTGCCAACGGAGGTCTGTACCATCCGCCGCGCTACATCACCCGCGTGACCACCGCGCGCGGCGAGGTGCTCTACGACGTGGCCAACAACGTGGAGCGCCCCCACCGGGTCTGGTCGCCGCAGGTCGCCTACCTGGGCCTGGACATGATTCAGGGCGTGGTTAACGACCTCACCACCCGTCAGGGCGGCTTCTCCGAACCGGCGCGCATTGTGGGCTGGCCGGTGGGCGGCAAGACCGGCACCAGCAACGGCCCCAAGGATCTGTGGTTCGTCGGCGTCAACCCGTACTACGTGGGGGCCGTCTGGATCGGCATCCAGCAGGGCGGCAACATGGCCACCAACATCTACTCGGGGGTCTGGGCACCGCCGATCTGGCACGACATGATGGTAAGCGCCCTGAATGGCAAGGCGGCCCGCAGCTTCGGACCGCCGCCGCCCGGCATTCTCAGCGTGCCGCTGCCGCCCATCGGCCCGCTGCAAACCGTTCAGGTCGCCCTGCTCGACCCCGCCTTCAAGGACGCGGCCAACACCTTCACTGATCAATTGCCCACGCGGCCCCAGTACCGCGAGGCCTCGGTGGGCACCCCCGACCCTGCCACCACCGTCATTTATGTGGACAGGAACACCGGACGGCTGGCCACCGAATTTACCAGCCCCGACGACATCGCCCCGCGCCGCATCTACACCTCACAGCTCGGCGACTACGCTCCTGACAGCAACGTGACGCCGCTGCCCGACGAGAGTGCCGACCCCGCCGCCGTCAAGGCGTTTAACCAGCCCGGCGGCAGCCTGCCCGCTACCGCGCCGCCCAGTTCCAGTCCCGCCACTCCGGCGACTCCCCCCGCGCCGGGCAGCAAGGCACCCAAGACGGGAGGCTGA
- a CDS encoding penicillin-binding protein, with translation MRAMNRTAAPLLSLLLVLGAGNLTPARALVRLGDALPAHPWASSANDDEREIVVLYSHDCGDLGELWSALLRSGLPIRAVNAEDVASPAPAGLSVWHGPDATAFARALAVSAYPTVLLVRGERVLNAWEGTFSGKL, from the coding sequence ATGCGGGCTATGAACCGCACCGCCGCGCCGCTGCTCTCGCTCCTGCTGGTCCTGGGCGCAGGCAACCTGACCCCGGCCCGCGCCCTGGTACGCCTGGGCGACGCGCTGCCTGCCCACCCCTGGGCCAGCAGCGCCAACGACGACGAGCGCGAGATCGTGGTGCTCTACTCGCACGACTGCGGCGATCTGGGGGAGTTGTGGAGCGCCCTGCTGCGTTCGGGGCTGCCGATCCGGGCCGTCAATGCCGAGGATGTGGCCTCCCCTGCCCCGGCGGGCCTGAGTGTCTGGCACGGCCCGGACGCCACCGCCTTTGCCCGTGCCCTGGCGGTCAGTGCTTACCCGACAGTGCTGCTGGTCCGTGGTGAGCGGGTGCTGAACGCCTGGGAGGGCACCTTCAGCGGCAAGCTATAG
- a CDS encoding bifunctional diguanylate cyclase/phosphodiesterase codes for MSDVQTSELPFQFYRSALDALPAPLLVLNQAGLIVAVNRAWTEAGTEYALSFPQGVIGRRYLDICGGDPNLRGQAGQGIQQVLAGQLREFRQVYACHTAQRERWFQLRVTPFADAPYLLVVHEDITLLKQAEEDVRQQYDFAQSLVDSSPNCIELLSLNHELLWMNRGGQSLLELSEFSTLRGMDWLGLWSVEDQVLAREALATAGAGGRGHFQGERDTAGGQRKFWDMAVMPVRDAAGQPIQLMVSSRDLTTLRAAQRQASEMNAQVIRVLSSIREAFVSLDSEWRFVFLNRQAERMLGRQASELLSQNLWDLFPEALDSQAAAEMRRAASEQRSSILEYFSAQFGRWLEMRLFPYAGGLAVYFQDIDPRKREEQAQHERNTILEMTVKGRALAEVLEQVTAMTERQWPGYVCTILLNEGGRLYTRSAPSLPPSFQRAVDGLEMREGAGVCGTAASRQELVVVEDVTRDPNCTDFLDLLLTNELWACASHPIIDGSAMVLGTLAIYARQPGPFPDELLADLKKAGHLAAVAIEHHQLTRRLILQATHDSLTGLANRSLFIEQLQSALATSRLGGLPVALLFIDLDDFKGLNDSLGHSVGDQMLREFAVRLQSCVRQGDLLARISGDEFTVILPGTGNEHAVQIAQRCLKALELPFIAEEQEREVYLTASIGISVTPEGGHDAETLRRSADLAMYHAKSRKSGWAMFEPSLNRHSYQRFQLAAYLRRAAEKNELEVHYQPQVRLKDQVVVGLEALLRWKHPHLGLVPPAQFIPVAEETGLIVSIGAWVLREVCRQGAQWLSQGRAPVRLAVNVSALQFEREDFVGMVERCLNETGFPGQSLELELTERLVMRDVEASVRRMQQLGTLGVSISIDDFGTGFSSLSYLSRLPISVLKVDRSFVFGLQPNSVNYPVVKAILGLAESLQLVAVAEGIETPEELKVLKALGCGLGQGYLFARPRPADENFWASIDAQVVQG; via the coding sequence ATGAGTGACGTGCAAACTTCCGAATTACCATTTCAATTTTACCGGTCAGCACTGGACGCCCTGCCCGCGCCGCTGCTGGTGCTCAATCAGGCTGGGCTGATCGTGGCTGTCAACCGGGCCTGGACCGAGGCGGGCACCGAGTATGCCCTGTCCTTTCCACAAGGCGTGATCGGAAGACGCTACCTGGATATCTGCGGGGGTGATCCGAACCTGCGCGGGCAGGCGGGTCAGGGGATACAGCAGGTGCTGGCCGGGCAGCTCCGCGAGTTCCGGCAGGTCTATGCCTGCCACACCGCCCAGCGCGAGCGGTGGTTTCAGCTCCGGGTCACGCCGTTTGCGGACGCGCCGTACCTGCTGGTGGTTCACGAGGACATCACGCTGCTCAAGCAGGCCGAGGAAGACGTGCGCCAGCAGTACGACTTCGCCCAGAGCCTGGTGGACAGTAGCCCCAACTGCATCGAGTTGCTGAGTCTGAACCACGAGCTGCTGTGGATGAACCGGGGCGGGCAATCGCTGCTGGAACTCAGCGAATTCAGCACGCTGCGCGGCATGGACTGGCTGGGGCTGTGGTCGGTGGAGGACCAGGTACTGGCCCGAGAAGCGCTCGCAACCGCCGGAGCCGGGGGACGCGGTCATTTTCAGGGCGAGCGTGACACCGCCGGAGGCCAGCGCAAGTTCTGGGATATGGCCGTGATGCCGGTCCGCGACGCGGCGGGGCAGCCAATTCAGCTAATGGTCAGTTCGCGCGACCTCACCACCCTGCGGGCCGCCCAGCGGCAGGCCAGCGAGATGAACGCCCAGGTGATCCGGGTGCTGAGCAGCATTCGGGAGGCCTTCGTTTCACTCGACAGCGAGTGGCGCTTCGTCTTTCTCAACCGCCAGGCCGAGCGGATGCTGGGTCGCCAGGCCTCGGAGTTGCTGAGTCAGAACCTCTGGGACCTCTTTCCGGAAGCGCTGGACAGCCAGGCCGCCGCCGAGATGCGGCGGGCCGCGAGCGAGCAGCGCAGCAGCATACTGGAATATTTCTCGGCGCAGTTCGGGCGCTGGCTGGAGATGCGGCTCTTTCCCTATGCGGGCGGCCTGGCAGTGTACTTTCAGGATATCGATCCCCGCAAACGCGAGGAGCAGGCCCAGCATGAGCGCAACACCATTCTGGAAATGACCGTGAAGGGTCGGGCCCTGGCGGAGGTGCTCGAGCAGGTGACGGCCATGACCGAGCGCCAGTGGCCCGGCTACGTCTGCACCATCCTGCTCAACGAGGGCGGGCGGCTCTACACCCGCTCGGCTCCCAGCCTGCCGCCCTCGTTCCAGCGCGCCGTGGACGGCCTGGAGATGCGTGAGGGCGCGGGCGTCTGCGGCACGGCGGCCAGCCGTCAGGAACTGGTGGTGGTCGAGGACGTGACCCGGGACCCCAACTGCACCGACTTTCTCGATCTGCTGCTGACCAATGAGCTGTGGGCCTGCGCCTCGCATCCGATCATCGACGGCTCGGCGATGGTGCTGGGCACCCTGGCGATCTACGCCCGGCAGCCCGGTCCGTTTCCCGACGAACTGCTGGCCGATCTGAAGAAGGCCGGTCACCTCGCCGCCGTCGCCATCGAGCACCACCAGTTGACCCGGCGGCTGATCCTTCAGGCGACCCATGATTCGCTCACCGGGCTGGCCAACCGCTCACTCTTCATCGAGCAGTTGCAGTCGGCACTCGCCACCTCCCGGCTGGGTGGGCTGCCAGTGGCGCTGCTGTTTATTGACCTCGACGATTTCAAGGGCCTCAACGACTCGCTGGGGCATTCGGTGGGCGACCAGATGCTGCGCGAGTTCGCTGTCCGGCTACAAAGCTGCGTGCGCCAGGGCGACCTGCTGGCGCGCATCAGCGGCGACGAATTCACAGTGATCTTGCCCGGTACTGGCAACGAACACGCCGTGCAGATCGCCCAGCGCTGCCTGAAGGCGCTGGAACTGCCGTTCATCGCTGAGGAGCAGGAGCGCGAGGTGTACCTGACGGCCTCGATTGGCATCAGTGTGACGCCGGAGGGCGGCCACGACGCCGAGACCCTGCGGCGCAGCGCCGATCTGGCGATGTACCACGCCAAGAGCCGCAAGTCGGGCTGGGCAATGTTCGAGCCTTCGCTCAACCGCCACTCCTACCAGCGCTTTCAACTGGCCGCCTACCTGCGCAGGGCCGCTGAGAAAAACGAACTGGAAGTGCATTACCAGCCGCAGGTGAGGCTCAAGGATCAGGTGGTGGTGGGCCTGGAAGCGCTGCTGCGCTGGAAGCATCCGCACCTGGGTCTGGTGCCGCCCGCCCAGTTTATTCCGGTGGCCGAGGAGACCGGTCTGATCGTCTCGATTGGGGCCTGGGTACTGCGCGAGGTGTGCCGTCAGGGCGCGCAGTGGCTCAGTCAGGGCCGCGCCCCGGTCCGGCTGGCCGTCAACGTCTCGGCCCTCCAGTTCGAGCGCGAGGACTTCGTGGGCATGGTGGAGCGGTGCCTGAACGAAACTGGCTTTCCCGGCCAGTCCCTTGAACTCGAACTCACCGAGAGATTGGTGATGCGCGACGTCGAGGCGTCGGTGCGCCGGATGCAGCAGCTCGGCACGCTGGGCGTGTCCATCTCGATTGACGACTTCGGCACCGGGTTTTCGAGCCTGAGCTACCTGTCGCGGCTGCCGATCAGCGTCCTCAAAGTGGACCGCTCCTTTGTGTTCGGTTTGCAGCCCAATTCGGTCAATTACCCGGTGGTCAAGGCGATCCTGGGCCTGGCCGAGAGCCTGCAACTCGTCGCCGTCGCCGAGGGCATCGAGACGCCGGAAGAACTCAAAGTGCTCAAGGCGCTCGGCTGCGGGCTGGGCCAGGGCTACCTGTTCGCGCGCCCCCGCCCGGCAGACGAGAACTTCTGGGCCAGCATCGACGCGCAGGTGGTCCAGGGCTAA
- the ispF gene encoding 2-C-methyl-D-erythritol 2,4-cyclodiphosphate synthase, which yields MLPYRVGYGEDAHRLQAGLRLVLGGLEIVDAPRGAVAHSDGDAALHTVADALLSGLALGDIGQYFPDTDPAWRQLDSADIVRRCLALVGERGYRPANLAIVITLDQPKLGTRRAEIAGRIAALMQLDASAVGVSFKTSEGLAPDHVQARATVLLERI from the coding sequence ATGTTGCCTTACCGCGTCGGTTACGGAGAAGATGCCCACCGCCTGCAAGCGGGTCTGCGCCTGGTGCTGGGCGGCCTGGAGATCGTGGACGCGCCGCGCGGCGCGGTGGCCCACAGTGACGGTGACGCAGCCCTGCACACCGTTGCCGACGCGCTGCTCTCGGGCCTGGCGCTGGGCGACATCGGCCAGTATTTCCCCGACACCGATCCCGCCTGGCGGCAGCTTGACTCGGCGGATATCGTGCGGCGCTGCCTGGCCCTGGTCGGTGAGCGCGGTTACCGGCCCGCCAACCTGGCGATCGTTATCACGCTCGATCAGCCCAAGCTGGGTACGCGCCGGGCCGAGATTGCCGGACGCATCGCCGCGCTGATGCAACTCGACGCCTCGGCAGTGGGAGTCAGCTTCAAGACCAGCGAGGGCCTGGCCCCCGACCATGTGCAGGCCCGCGCGACGGTGCTGCTGGAGCGAATATGA
- a CDS encoding tRNA (cytidine(34)-2'-O)-methyltransferase: protein MSADVLEATALPLCRVVLYSPEKAGNVGNVARTCAVLGAELHLIRPYGFHLQDREFARAVMDYLEGVTLIEHDSWTALQATLTPEARVWAFSTHASQLYTDAEYQRGDYLLFGPESRGLPVWLRGALPSLKLPQPGGGRSLNLAVAAGAAAFEVQRQLG, encoded by the coding sequence ATGAGTGCCGATGTGCTTGAAGCAACGGCGCTGCCGCTGTGCCGGGTGGTGCTCTACTCGCCGGAGAAGGCCGGGAACGTCGGCAACGTGGCCCGCACCTGCGCCGTACTGGGGGCCGAGTTGCACCTGATCCGCCCCTACGGCTTTCATCTGCAGGACCGCGAGTTTGCCCGCGCCGTGATGGATTACCTGGAGGGTGTGACCCTCATCGAGCACGATTCCTGGACGGCACTGCAAGCGACCCTGACGCCGGAGGCGCGGGTGTGGGCCTTCTCTACCCATGCCAGTCAGCTCTACACCGACGCCGAATATCAGCGGGGCGATTACCTGCTGTTCGGGCCAGAGTCGCGCGGGCTGCCAGTGTGGTTGCGCGGGGCGCTGCCCAGCCTCAAGTTGCCGCAGCCCGGCGGGGGCCGCAGTCTGAATCTGGCGGTGGCGGCGGGCGCAGCGGCCTTCGAGGTGCAGCGGCAGCTCGGTTGA
- a CDS encoding S8 family peptidase, translated as MKRFPRSALLSAGLLLSACSITPTPGGVYTVSGNVLVPGAGSAEGGGLATLAVSAPADWSASHVRGQVLLSGLNEAGLSAQTLTALSDVRTQRLPSAGLTVAYTPAGQSDAAFAARLTASGLMAQPNYRYQALDVPNDPGFPGNAGIQIGGAAYDQDYLTRINAQAAWDELAALGRTPLGARVAVLDTGVNASHEDLVGRVLPGRDFCAALVNGDCVGEDADPSDLTTGSEAGHGTSSAGLIGAATNNGEGLAGLTWSGQNILPVKVFGASGAVSGATTVSLTAGLKYAVAQSAQIINLSLGFAGSNAGPNGDPALSAALAAAAAANVLVVAAAGNTPGDGLYYPASDPNVLAVGALGRSDALACYSARPVSGQKALDLVAPGGNAGSGTSDCYQTSPDDLLLLTSAPGPGSSGTGNSLYRLDAGTSFAAPQVSGAASLIRALRPDLTADQVKSILIGSARTVTGGRLLDVGAAITAASAFGSGTGGGTVVVPPPDPNPLTSYRLTVNAFQGTVMVSKFSSSGKMQAATQRLPYRLNNLSAGTYTLDASLTVNGVVSQGQVQVTVGGDTQQDISTQ; from the coding sequence ATGAAGCGATTTCCCCGGTCTGCCCTGCTGAGTGCTGGTCTGCTGCTGAGTGCCTGCTCGATCACGCCCACGCCCGGTGGGGTCTACACCGTCAGCGGCAATGTGCTCGTACCGGGGGCCGGGAGCGCCGAAGGCGGCGGGCTGGCGACGCTGGCGGTCTCTGCGCCGGCCGACTGGAGCGCGTCCCACGTGCGTGGCCAGGTGCTGCTGTCCGGCCTGAATGAAGCGGGACTCAGTGCCCAGACCCTCACGGCGCTCTCGGACGTTCGCACCCAGCGCCTGCCCTCGGCGGGCCTGACCGTGGCGTACACCCCGGCGGGTCAGAGTGACGCCGCCTTCGCCGCGCGGCTGACGGCCAGTGGTCTGATGGCCCAGCCCAATTACCGCTACCAGGCGCTCGACGTGCCGAACGACCCCGGCTTTCCCGGCAACGCGGGCATCCAGATCGGCGGGGCGGCCTATGACCAGGATTACCTGACCCGCATCAATGCCCAGGCCGCCTGGGACGAACTGGCCGCACTCGGCAGGACACCGCTGGGCGCGCGGGTGGCGGTGCTGGATACCGGTGTGAACGCCAGCCACGAGGACCTGGTCGGACGGGTGCTGCCGGGGCGCGACTTCTGCGCGGCGCTCGTCAACGGTGACTGTGTCGGCGAGGATGCGGACCCCAGTGACCTGACCACCGGCAGCGAGGCCGGGCACGGCACCTCCAGCGCGGGCCTGATCGGGGCGGCCACCAACAACGGCGAGGGGCTGGCGGGCCTGACCTGGAGCGGCCAGAACATCCTGCCGGTCAAGGTCTTCGGGGCCAGCGGTGCGGTGTCGGGGGCCACGACGGTCAGCCTCACGGCGGGCCTGAAGTACGCCGTCGCCCAGAGCGCCCAGATCATCAACCTGAGCCTGGGTTTTGCAGGCAGCAACGCCGGGCCGAACGGTGACCCGGCCCTCTCGGCGGCACTGGCAGCGGCGGCAGCGGCCAACGTGCTGGTGGTGGCAGCGGCAGGCAACACTCCAGGCGACGGCCTGTATTACCCGGCCAGCGACCCCAACGTACTGGCAGTGGGCGCGCTGGGCCGCAGCGACGCGCTGGCCTGCTACAGCGCCCGGCCCGTCAGTGGGCAAAAGGCGCTCGACCTGGTGGCCCCCGGCGGCAACGCGGGCAGCGGCACGTCGGACTGCTACCAGACCAGCCCCGACGATCTGCTGCTGCTGACCAGCGCGCCTGGCCCGGGTAGCTCTGGCACGGGCAACTCGCTCTACCGCCTCGACGCCGGAACCAGTTTCGCTGCTCCCCAGGTCAGCGGCGCGGCGTCCTTGATCCGTGCCCTGCGGCCCGATCTGACGGCAGACCAGGTGAAAAGCATCCTGATCGGCAGCGCCAGAACCGTGACGGGCGGCAGGTTGCTGGACGTGGGTGCGGCCATCACGGCGGCCTCGGCCTTCGGGAGCGGCACGGGCGGCGGCACCGTGGTTGTTCCGCCGCCCGACCCCAATCCCCTGACGTCCTACCGCCTCACGGTGAATGCCTTTCAGGGCACGGTGATGGTGTCCAAGTTCAGCAGCTCCGGAAAAATGCAGGCCGCGACCCAGCGCCTGCCCTACCGCCTCAACAACCTTTCGGCGGGAACCTACACCCTCGATGCCAGCCTGACCGTCAATGGTGTGGTGAGTCAGGGTCAGGTGCAGGTGACGGTGGGCGGCGACACCCAGCAGGATATTTCGACCCAGTAA
- a CDS encoding glycoside hydrolase family 3 N-terminal domain-containing protein, with protein sequence MTLPAARTLIIDLPGPDLTPKQGRFLAQYGFGGVCLFARNFSAPERTARLIRDIRDALGHDALIATDQEGGAVLRRLDVPMPPTPQALGVIGSEDAAREAGAVAARGLIELGLNWNFAPSLDVNINPLNPVIGDRAFGADPGEVARLGVAWALGSEAAGVMGSVKHFPGHGDTALDSHLALPTVDKPRSELERTEWLPFRAAVRAGVGSIMTAHIVYPALAPFEPATLSRRVLTGLLREDWGYSGIIVTDATDMKAIADAHPHGEAAPLALHAGADAVLSCGHGDLTTHAEHAGAIERALKSGQLSPERLHEAQARLSAAALRFPGQPRPYTGPQREADEASVATWARQSLQWVGTPPRLDPERPVLLLAPRTAKVGGPYGDFVSGEAIAQELRQVFPQLQAAVHEDDPAPALALLARFPDVPVLLATTGRWGLTEVTRRLADAVRRRAALHLALWNPEDVAALDLPAVVTHGFRPANLRALAAALRER encoded by the coding sequence ATGACCCTGCCTGCCGCCCGCACCCTGATCATTGACCTGCCCGGCCCTGACCTGACACCGAAGCAGGGCCGCTTCCTGGCCCAGTACGGCTTCGGCGGGGTGTGTCTGTTCGCCCGCAACTTCTCGGCACCGGAGCGCACTGCCCGCCTGATCCGCGACATCCGCGACGCGCTGGGCCACGACGCCCTGATCGCTACCGACCAGGAGGGCGGCGCGGTGCTGCGGCGGCTGGACGTACCGATGCCGCCGACCCCGCAGGCCCTGGGCGTGATCGGCAGCGAGGACGCAGCGCGGGAGGCCGGGGCCGTCGCCGCGCGCGGGCTGATTGAGCTGGGCCTCAACTGGAACTTCGCGCCCAGCCTCGACGTGAACATCAATCCGCTCAACCCAGTGATCGGTGATCGGGCCTTCGGCGCTGACCCCGGCGAGGTGGCCCGGCTGGGGGTGGCCTGGGCGCTGGGCAGCGAGGCCGCCGGGGTAATGGGTTCGGTCAAGCACTTTCCTGGTCACGGCGACACGGCCTTAGATAGCCACCTGGCGCTGCCGACGGTGGACAAGCCGCGCAGTGAGCTGGAGCGGACCGAGTGGCTGCCGTTCCGGGCGGCGGTGCGGGCAGGCGTCGGCAGCATCATGACTGCCCACATCGTCTACCCGGCGCTCGCCCCTTTTGAGCCTGCTACGCTCTCACGCCGGGTGCTGACCGGTCTACTCAGGGAAGACTGGGGCTACAGCGGCATCATCGTCACCGACGCCACCGACATGAAGGCGATTGCCGACGCCCACCCTCACGGTGAGGCGGCCCCACTGGCCCTCCACGCCGGAGCCGACGCGGTGCTGAGCTGCGGACACGGCGACCTGACCACCCACGCCGAGCACGCCGGGGCCATCGAGCGCGCACTCAAATCGGGCCAACTCTCTCCAGAGCGCTTACACGAGGCCCAGGCCCGGCTGAGCGCGGCCGCGCTGAGGTTTCCCGGCCAGCCCCGACCCTACACCGGGCCGCAGCGCGAGGCCGACGAGGCCAGTGTGGCAACCTGGGCGCGGCAGTCGCTTCAGTGGGTGGGCACACCGCCGCGCCTCGACCCTGAGCGGCCCGTCTTGCTGCTCGCGCCGCGCACGGCGAAGGTGGGCGGTCCCTACGGCGACTTTGTCAGCGGCGAGGCCATCGCCCAGGAGCTGCGGCAGGTGTTCCCACAACTCCAGGCTGCCGTCCACGAAGACGACCCCGCGCCCGCCCTGGCGCTGCTGGCCCGCTTCCCGGACGTGCCAGTCCTGCTGGCGACCACCGGACGCTGGGGCCTGACCGAAGTGACGCGCCGCCTGGCCGACGCCGTGCGCAGACGGGCAGCGCTGCACCTGGCCCTCTGGAACCCGGAAGACGTGGCGGCGCTGGACCTGCCTGCCGTCGTCACCCACGGCTTCCGGCCCGCCAACCTGCGCGCGCTGGCGGCAGCGCTGAGAGAGCGGTAG
- a CDS encoding carbohydrate ABC transporter permease, with the protein MSLVSRATPARTASTPRKYRKLGRVVLRYVILTAVLLFAVFPFLWTLAIALTDKHGGGSIYDFPASLFPRVLTLRNFVEVYTTFSLGKYIWNSISITSMTIFGTLVVSALAAYPLARFRFPGRDLIFGVIIATLVLPSETTFIVNTLTLKELGLLGTHVGVVLPTIAGAFGIFLMRQAFLGIPQALIEAARIDGAGEFTILTRIMLPLTKPSLAALGIFTLVGTWNAYFWPMLALSGAPDSVPLSVAVLKLKGQFNYDPFNIAAGALIMMIPVLLVFLSAQKLFMRGMEGAVK; encoded by the coding sequence GTGAGCCTGGTGTCGCGGGCCACCCCCGCCCGAACCGCCTCCACGCCGCGCAAGTACCGCAAGCTGGGGCGGGTGGTGCTGCGCTACGTCATTCTCACTGCCGTGCTGCTGTTCGCGGTGTTTCCCTTTCTGTGGACCCTGGCGATTGCCCTCACCGACAAACACGGCGGCGGCAGCATCTACGACTTTCCAGCCAGCCTCTTTCCGCGCGTCCTGACCCTGCGGAACTTCGTGGAGGTCTACACCACCTTCAGCCTCGGCAAGTACATCTGGAACAGTATTTCCATTACCTCCATGACCATTTTCGGCACGCTGGTGGTATCAGCGCTGGCGGCCTACCCGCTGGCCCGCTTCCGCTTTCCAGGGCGCGATTTGATTTTCGGTGTCATCATCGCGACGCTGGTGCTGCCCAGCGAGACCACCTTCATCGTCAACACGCTGACCCTCAAGGAACTCGGCCTGCTCGGGACCCACGTCGGCGTGGTGCTGCCCACCATCGCAGGAGCCTTCGGCATCTTCTTGATGCGCCAGGCGTTTCTGGGGATTCCGCAGGCGCTGATCGAGGCCGCCCGCATCGACGGTGCGGGTGAATTCACCATCCTGACCCGCATCATGCTGCCGCTGACCAAGCCCTCACTGGCCGCGCTGGGCATCTTCACGCTGGTCGGCACCTGGAACGCCTACTTCTGGCCGATGCTGGCACTCTCGGGTGCGCCCGACAGCGTACCGCTGAGCGTGGCGGTCCTCAAGCTCAAAGGCCAGTTCAACTACGATCCCTTCAACATCGCTGCCGGGGCGCTGATCATGATGATTCCGGTGCTGCTGGTCTTTCTGTCGGCGCAGAAGCTGTTCATGCGCGGCATGGAAGGGGCGGTGAAGTGA